A stretch of the Desulforamulus ferrireducens genome encodes the following:
- a CDS encoding Fe-S-containing hydro-lyase has translation MTRVRLTTPLSGEITTNLRIGQQVLINGVIYTARDAAHKRLVELLDQGKELPIELEGQIIYYVGPSPAPPGRVIGSAGPTTAGRMDAYAPRLIEQGLKGMIGKGARSAAVVEAMKKHGAVYFAAIGGAAALISRCIVESEVVAYPDLGPEAIHRLVVKDFPAIVVNDAYGGDLYQEGRKLYCQE, from the coding sequence GTGACCCGTGTTCGCTTAACTACTCCCCTTAGTGGGGAAATTACAACTAACCTGCGTATAGGGCAACAGGTACTGATCAACGGTGTGATTTATACCGCCCGTGATGCTGCTCATAAACGACTGGTAGAACTGTTAGATCAGGGTAAAGAACTACCTATCGAACTTGAAGGGCAGATCATTTATTATGTGGGGCCATCGCCGGCACCGCCGGGGAGGGTCATAGGTTCTGCCGGACCCACCACCGCCGGACGCATGGATGCTTACGCTCCAAGGCTGATTGAACAAGGGCTGAAAGGGATGATTGGTAAAGGAGCCCGTTCAGCAGCAGTGGTGGAGGCCATGAAGAAACATGGTGCTGTGTATTTTGCTGCCATTGGTGGGGCTGCCGCGCTAATCTCACGCTGTATTGTAGAATCAGAGGTAGTAGCCTACCCTGATTTAGGTCCGGAAGCCATTCATAGGTTGGTGGTGAAGGATTTTCCTGCCATTGTGGTCAACGATGCCTATGGTGGAGACCTATATCAGGAAGGTAGAAAACTATACTGCCAAGAGTAA
- a CDS encoding fumarate hydratase, whose translation MRTVDCKIIIDEVARLCQEANFKLEEDVIASFKRSCASEVSQSGKEILNLLVENANIAAAESLPMCQDTGVAVVFVEMGQDVHLINGDFTEAINEGVRRGYREGYLRKSMVGHPFERVNTGDNTPAVIHLKLVPGDQIKITVAPKGGGSENMSALKMLKPAEGVEGVKKFVLDTIRNAGPNPCPPLIIGVGIGGTMEKCALLAKEALLRPVGQPHPLPDIAKLEQELLVSINRLGIGPSGLGGITTALAVHIEIFGSHIASLPVAVNINCHAARHKSVVI comes from the coding sequence ATTAGAACCGTAGATTGCAAGATTATTATTGACGAAGTAGCACGGCTATGCCAGGAAGCCAACTTCAAATTAGAAGAGGATGTCATAGCATCCTTTAAGCGCTCCTGCGCAAGTGAAGTTTCCCAAAGTGGCAAGGAAATCCTTAATCTCTTGGTGGAAAATGCTAACATTGCTGCCGCTGAATCGCTCCCCATGTGTCAAGATACAGGGGTGGCAGTGGTCTTTGTGGAGATGGGTCAGGATGTTCACCTCATTAACGGTGATTTTACCGAGGCTATTAACGAAGGTGTGCGAAGGGGTTACCGGGAAGGTTATTTGAGAAAATCCATGGTCGGGCATCCTTTTGAGCGGGTAAATACCGGTGATAACACTCCCGCAGTTATTCACCTGAAATTGGTGCCCGGTGATCAAATAAAAATTACCGTGGCCCCCAAGGGCGGCGGCAGTGAAAATATGAGTGCTCTGAAAATGTTAAAACCTGCGGAAGGGGTTGAGGGTGTAAAGAAATTTGTCTTGGACACCATTCGTAATGCCGGCCCTAATCCGTGTCCGCCTTTAATTATTGGGGTGGGTATTGGCGGTACCATGGAAAAATGCGCCTTACTGGCTAAGGAAGCGTTATTAAGACCGGTGGGTCAACCACATCCCCTGCCTGATATTGCTAAATTGGAACAGGAGTTGCTGGTAAGTATTAACAGGCTGGGTATTGGGCCATCCGGCCTAGGAGGAATAACTACCGCCCTGGCTGTACATATTGAAATATTTGGATCTCATATTGCCAGCTTACCGGTGGCAGTTAATATCAATTGTCATGCTGCGCGACATAAATCCGTTGTCATATAG
- a CDS encoding sigma-54 interaction domain-containing protein, with product MLPMEMIAAILDSVQEAIEVTDRNGNIIYVNPAFCQITGISFEERTKQNIFDVSPEGALALALKKGEPVKGHRTRVGGSNAEVISNAVPIRVGGEIVGAVVIFQHITDIIKLMEELRRSSNIIRNLSDKYGQVTKSKYDFSQIIGTSNAMRECIKIGTQAAQSSSTVLLLGESGTGKELFAHAIHHASARREGPFIALNCAAIPDSLLESELFGYHRGAFTGAIKDKIGKFELAHTGTLFLDEIGDMNLLLQAKLLRVLQEKEIERIGGTRSIAVDVRVIAATNRNLKELVRSGQFREDLYYRLNVVEINLPPLRERHGDMKELVDYIIVRLNRKLGKKVVGVTPNALAQLTSYGWPGNVRELENVLERVMVSLEGDRITVQHLIPHLSVNSLPGSSSEAAIVPLAQLEKEMIERALERYGGNLAGKREAAKHLNISLATLYNKIKRYGINTSNN from the coding sequence ATGTTGCCGATGGAAATGATAGCTGCCATTTTGGATTCTGTGCAGGAAGCCATAGAAGTAACAGATCGAAATGGCAACATAATTTATGTAAACCCAGCCTTTTGCCAAATTACCGGCATTTCCTTTGAGGAACGCACCAAACAAAATATCTTTGATGTATCGCCTGAGGGAGCTTTGGCTTTAGCTCTTAAAAAAGGAGAACCAGTCAAGGGACATCGTACCAGAGTGGGAGGCAGTAACGCTGAGGTGATATCCAATGCTGTACCCATTCGTGTAGGCGGTGAGATAGTAGGGGCAGTGGTGATTTTTCAACATATCACAGATATTATTAAACTAATGGAAGAATTAAGACGCAGTAGCAATATTATTAGAAATCTCTCCGACAAATACGGACAGGTAACTAAAAGCAAATATGATTTTAGCCAGATTATTGGTACCAGTAATGCTATGCGGGAATGCATAAAAATTGGCACACAGGCTGCCCAAAGCAGCAGCACGGTTTTGTTATTAGGGGAAAGTGGTACTGGTAAAGAGCTTTTTGCCCATGCCATACACCATGCCAGTGCTCGCCGGGAAGGGCCCTTCATTGCCCTTAACTGTGCAGCTATTCCTGATAGTTTATTGGAAAGTGAGCTGTTTGGTTATCACCGAGGGGCTTTTACCGGTGCAATCAAGGATAAAATAGGTAAGTTTGAATTGGCCCATACAGGCACTTTATTTTTAGATGAAATCGGTGATATGAATTTACTGCTGCAGGCTAAGCTCCTCAGAGTATTACAGGAAAAAGAGATTGAGCGCATTGGCGGTACCAGATCCATAGCTGTAGATGTGCGAGTAATTGCGGCCACCAATCGTAATTTAAAGGAATTGGTCAGGTCAGGGCAATTTAGGGAAGACCTTTATTATCGTCTTAATGTGGTGGAGATTAACTTACCCCCGCTGCGGGAGAGACACGGTGATATGAAGGAACTGGTTGATTATATTATTGTGAGACTAAACCGCAAACTGGGCAAAAAAGTGGTGGGAGTAACGCCCAATGCACTAGCTCAACTGACCAGCTATGGATGGCCGGGAAATGTTAGGGAATTGGAGAATGTTTTAGAAAGAGTGATGGTATCCTTAGAGGGAGACCGCATTACGGTACAACACTTAATCCCACACCTGAGTGTCAACTCGTTGCCCGGGAGTAGCAGTGAAGCTGCCATAGTTCCCCTGGCACAACTGGAGAAGGAGATGATTGAACGAGCCTTGGAGAGGTATGGGGGGAATTTGGCAGGAAAAAGGGAAGCAGCAAAACATTTAAACATTTCACTGGCCACGCTCTACAATAAAATTAAAAGGTATGGTATCAACACTTCTAATAATTAG
- the lexA gene encoding transcriptional repressor LexA, whose protein sequence is MLNPREEAVLQVIIDNVKAKGYPPSVREIGEAVGLSSSSTVHSYLKRLEQKGYLRRDPTKPRAIEVISEGKERTEENINPEGFQQQEEMLSIPVLGEVAAGVPILAVENYDDRVTLPRSFTGYGDFFMLTIRGDSMIEAGILEGDMVLVRRQETVNNGEIAVALVEDEATVKRFYKEKDRIRLQPENSLMEPIYVRDVKILGKVTGLIRKL, encoded by the coding sequence GTGCTAAACCCCAGAGAAGAAGCTGTTTTGCAAGTAATTATAGATAACGTCAAAGCAAAGGGTTATCCTCCCTCGGTGCGTGAAATCGGAGAAGCCGTTGGTTTATCTTCCAGTTCAACCGTTCATTCCTACCTCAAGCGCTTGGAACAAAAGGGATATTTACGCCGGGACCCTACTAAGCCCAGGGCCATAGAGGTAATTTCCGAAGGAAAAGAAAGAACAGAGGAAAATATTAACCCAGAGGGTTTTCAGCAGCAGGAGGAAATGCTCAGCATTCCAGTGCTTGGTGAAGTGGCTGCGGGAGTTCCCATACTTGCCGTGGAGAATTATGATGATAGAGTAACTCTACCGAGAAGCTTTACAGGTTACGGGGATTTTTTTATGCTAACCATTCGCGGTGATAGCATGATTGAAGCAGGTATTTTGGAAGGGGATATGGTTCTGGTAAGAAGGCAGGAAACTGTCAATAATGGTGAAATAGCCGTTGCTCTGGTGGAGGATGAAGCCACTGTAAAAAGGTTTTATAAAGAAAAGGATAGAATTCGTTTGCAGCCCGAGAACAGCTTAATGGAGCCTATCTATGTACGGGATGTAAAAATCCTTGGCAAGGTTACCGGACTAATAAGAAAGCTATAA
- a CDS encoding MerR family transcriptional regulator has protein sequence MFRNDDQPMFNIGVIAELLKVHPETLRIWEKHGLVEPSRRNKQRLYSNNDVKRLQFIHFLINEKGLNIAGVLQIITMYPCWNIKNCNGGAEKGDKVNYNKPCWKEPGTYCYVIEDKADHCSACPHLKDCHENS, from the coding sequence TTGTTTCGTAATGATGATCAGCCCATGTTTAATATTGGGGTAATTGCGGAGTTGCTTAAGGTGCATCCCGAAACCTTAAGAATTTGGGAAAAGCATGGTTTAGTTGAACCCTCACGCCGGAATAAGCAGCGTCTCTACAGTAACAATGATGTTAAGCGCCTGCAGTTTATTCATTTTTTAATCAATGAAAAAGGCCTTAACATAGCGGGTGTGCTACAAATTATCACCATGTACCCCTGCTGGAATATCAAAAACTGTAACGGTGGCGCGGAAAAAGGGGACAAAGTAAATTACAATAAGCCATGTTGGAAGGAACCGGGTACATACTGCTATGTCATTGAAGACAAAGCAGATCACTGTAGTGCCTGTCCCCATCTAAAGGATTGTCATGAAAACAGCTAA
- a CDS encoding DUF4387 domain-containing protein — MATRKLTELASVIRSKNSGPYELTLDVIFKDKAAYDAVCRSQVINKSTIANLYGISEEEVIGIIEFAPANAIKATIVRPYPSGALGERDVYGAQQHAPLLNLEVSLD; from the coding sequence ATGGCTACAAGAAAACTAACAGAACTGGCCTCTGTAATAAGGAGTAAAAATTCCGGACCTTATGAGCTGACCCTGGATGTTATATTTAAAGATAAAGCAGCATATGATGCGGTTTGTCGTTCGCAAGTGATTAATAAAAGCACCATAGCTAATCTTTATGGCATCAGTGAGGAAGAGGTCATTGGCATTATTGAGTTTGCCCCGGCCAACGCCATTAAGGCAACCATTGTCAGGCCTTATCCTTCCGGGGCCCTGGGTGAAAGAGATGTTTATGGTGCCCAGCAACATGCCCCCTTACTAAACTTAGAAGTTTCACTGGATTAA
- a CDS encoding acyclic terpene utilization AtuA family protein produces MKEYRVLSPTAILGYGFPEESFRAGLARQPHLIAVDAGSTDPGPYYLGAGVSFTDRAAVKRDLELMIEAGLQLDIPVVIGTAGGAGAQAHLQWNLDIILELAQEKGWRFPLAVIHAELDKETVLKAYHEQKITPLHPAPAITEEEIRAADRIVAQMGPEPVMAALQKGAKVVLAGRAYDPAVFSASALLAGFDKGLAIHMGKILECGAIAASPGSGSDCLLGTLREDCFIVEPLNPNRRCTPTSVAAHTLYEKTNPYILPGPGGVLDLRETTFTQLSEQAVQVAGSKFVPVEPYAVKLEGAKKVGYRTVSIAGCRDPIMIAQIDHIVEAVRERVADNFKKYGYDYFLHFNIYGKNGVMGDLEPNSQITSHELGIIIEAVAETQELANTICSFARSTMLHYGYPGRVATAGNLAFPYSPSDFKAGPVYNFNIYHLLEVADPLALFPAEIIKVGEGQ; encoded by the coding sequence TTGAAAGAATATCGCGTTTTATCACCCACAGCCATCCTGGGTTATGGTTTTCCGGAAGAATCCTTTCGGGCTGGTCTGGCACGACAACCCCATTTAATTGCTGTTGATGCAGGTTCCACCGATCCCGGTCCTTACTACTTGGGTGCCGGCGTATCCTTCACTGATCGGGCTGCGGTTAAAAGAGATTTAGAATTGATGATAGAGGCAGGCTTGCAGTTGGATATTCCGGTGGTTATTGGTACTGCCGGAGGAGCAGGGGCCCAGGCCCATCTGCAATGGAATTTAGACATAATTTTAGAATTAGCCCAAGAAAAGGGTTGGCGCTTTCCCTTGGCTGTCATACATGCAGAGCTTGATAAAGAGACGGTGCTAAAGGCTTATCATGAGCAAAAAATAACTCCATTGCATCCTGCGCCGGCCATAACCGAGGAAGAAATCAGGGCTGCTGATAGGATTGTGGCTCAGATGGGACCTGAGCCGGTTATGGCAGCTCTGCAAAAGGGAGCTAAGGTGGTGCTGGCCGGACGGGCATATGATCCGGCAGTTTTTAGCGCCTCTGCCTTATTGGCAGGTTTTGATAAAGGCCTGGCCATTCATATGGGAAAAATTTTAGAATGTGGGGCCATCGCTGCCTCCCCCGGCAGTGGTAGCGACTGTCTGCTGGGTACTTTGCGGGAGGACTGCTTTATTGTGGAACCCCTTAATCCCAACCGTCGTTGTACACCCACTTCGGTGGCTGCCCACACCCTTTATGAAAAGACCAACCCTTATATTTTACCAGGCCCTGGCGGAGTATTAGATTTAAGAGAGACAACCTTTACCCAACTGTCGGAGCAGGCTGTGCAAGTAGCCGGTAGTAAATTTGTGCCGGTGGAGCCCTATGCCGTCAAGTTAGAGGGGGCTAAAAAGGTAGGTTATCGAACGGTGTCCATCGCCGGTTGCCGCGACCCTATTATGATTGCCCAAATTGATCATATTGTGGAGGCGGTAAGGGAAAGGGTTGCCGATAATTTTAAAAAGTATGGTTACGACTATTTTCTGCATTTTAATATTTATGGCAAGAACGGGGTGATGGGGGACTTGGAGCCCAATTCCCAAATCACCAGTCATGAACTGGGCATTATCATTGAAGCGGTGGCTGAGACCCAAGAGCTTGCCAATACCATCTGCAGTTTTGCCCGCTCTACAATGCTGCACTATGGTTATCCTGGGCGGGTGGCAACAGCCGGCAACCTGGCTTTCCCTTACTCGCCGTCGGACTTTAAGGCTGGGCCGGTTTATAATTTTAATATTTATCATCTATTAGAGGTGGCAGATCCCTTGGCTTTATTTCCCGCTGAAATCATCAAAGTTGGGGAGGGACAGTAA
- a CDS encoding TRAP transporter large permease yields the protein MATAYLFSLFVALFLLNVPIAIALALSATIVLALTMDFSLYMIVQRMFASLLSPTLMAIPAFVFAGVLMSRGGIAKYLIDCLRAWLGHLPGGLAVVTVLACAIFAAISGSSPATAAAIGAIMLPAMIDNGYPKRYAMGLVAAGGTLGILIPPSVTMVIFGVVAEESIGKLFMGGLVPGLLLASVLLASAVITAKRNNFGRGEKASWEERRRSTIKALPGAFLPFFILGSIYMGVVTPTEAAVLSVFYTIAVSTLIYKELKLKDIRPVFVESINISSMIFMIIAAAMIFAFFLTTNQIPNAVAAWISENNLNKYLFFLATNIMFFIMGTFLEAVAITLITLPILLPMIHHLGIDLIQFAVVMTVNMELAMITPPVGLNLFVVSAMAKDSLGNVVRGVLPFIVLMILMMVVFVVWPDISTYIPRVLMK from the coding sequence ATGGCGACAGCGTACCTTTTTAGTCTTTTTGTAGCTTTGTTTTTATTAAATGTACCCATTGCCATTGCCCTGGCTCTATCGGCAACCATTGTGCTGGCTCTAACTATGGATTTCAGCCTCTATATGATTGTGCAGCGGATGTTTGCCTCTTTGCTTTCACCAACCTTAATGGCTATACCGGCCTTTGTGTTTGCCGGTGTCCTCATGTCCAGGGGTGGTATTGCTAAATATCTAATTGATTGCTTAAGGGCTTGGTTGGGACATTTACCCGGTGGTTTGGCAGTGGTAACAGTGTTAGCCTGTGCCATCTTTGCCGCCATTTCCGGCTCCAGTCCCGCCACCGCTGCCGCCATTGGTGCCATCATGCTGCCGGCGATGATTGATAACGGTTATCCCAAACGCTACGCCATGGGTTTGGTAGCCGCCGGGGGTACCCTGGGTATCTTAATTCCCCCCAGCGTTACCATGGTTATCTTTGGTGTGGTGGCAGAAGAATCCATCGGCAAGTTATTTATGGGTGGTTTAGTGCCAGGATTGTTACTGGCTAGTGTATTGTTAGCTTCAGCTGTTATTACAGCTAAAAGAAATAATTTTGGTCGAGGGGAAAAGGCTAGTTGGGAAGAACGTCGTAGATCAACCATTAAGGCCTTGCCAGGTGCCTTTTTGCCCTTCTTTATTTTAGGTAGTATTTACATGGGTGTGGTAACCCCCACCGAAGCGGCAGTCCTTTCCGTGTTTTATACCATTGCTGTATCCACCTTAATCTATAAGGAATTAAAGTTAAAGGATATTCGCCCCGTCTTTGTTGAGTCCATTAATATTTCCTCCATGATCTTTATGATTATTGCCGCAGCTATGATTTTTGCCTTTTTCCTGACCACTAACCAAATACCCAATGCTGTGGCAGCGTGGATCTCCGAAAATAACCTAAATAAATACCTCTTTTTCCTGGCCACCAATATAATGTTCTTTATCATGGGGACATTTTTAGAGGCTGTGGCCATTACCTTGATTACCTTACCCATATTATTGCCTATGATCCATCACCTGGGTATTGACCTAATCCAGTTTGCCGTGGTGATGACGGTGAACATGGAATTGGCGATGATTACTCCGCCGGTGGGGCTGAACCTGTTTGTGGTCAGTGCCATGGCTAAGGATAGTTTAGGGAATGTAGTTAGAGGTGTGCTACCCTTCATTGTGCTCATGATACTCATGATGGTTGTATTTGTCGTTTGGCCCGACATCTCTACTTATATTCCAAGGGTACTAATGAAATAA
- a CDS encoding TRAP transporter small permease: MEKLNRIYTAFEDYFSGGMLFIGLSLVFLNVILRYFFGQPQSILDEFSVYFVVWGTMAGLSVALRNDHHIKVDMLYNFLPLKAKWIVSIFANTVGLAFSVFFVFYGTELVQNYLMYGQKSTDSQFPLWIVNLIMPISGVMLGIRFIEKLYHRLKGGGKHWLNKNRGGNHGDSVPF; encoded by the coding sequence ATGGAAAAACTTAACAGAATTTATACCGCCTTTGAAGACTATTTTTCCGGGGGCATGCTGTTTATTGGCTTATCATTGGTGTTTCTTAATGTGATTCTGCGCTACTTTTTCGGTCAACCGCAATCAATATTGGATGAATTCTCGGTTTATTTTGTGGTGTGGGGAACCATGGCCGGCTTATCCGTGGCCCTGCGTAATGATCATCATATTAAAGTAGATATGTTATATAACTTTTTGCCCTTAAAAGCTAAATGGATTGTTAGCATTTTTGCCAATACCGTAGGATTGGCCTTTTCCGTATTTTTTGTGTTTTACGGCACGGAATTGGTACAAAACTATCTTATGTACGGACAAAAATCCACCGATAGCCAGTTTCCCCTGTGGATTGTTAATTTAATCATGCCCATTAGTGGTGTTATGCTGGGTATTCGTTTTATAGAAAAGCTCTACCATAGGCTCAAGGGCGGCGGAAAGCACTGGCTGAATAAGAACAGGGGGGGAAACCATGGCGACAGCGTACCTTTTTAG
- a CDS encoding TRAP transporter substrate-binding protein has translation MSKIKTFIAIIMAVMLTLTLVGCGGDSGGEKAKSDKVIIKFSHVVAETTPKGQAALKFEEIVEQKSGGQMEVQVFPSSQLCGDKEELEALQANTVQFIAPSVTKLVGFVPAFQLVDMPFLFANDEAAYKFYDGPAGQKLMKTLEPVGMLGMAWWPNGAKHFTNSKRPLKTPEDFKGLKFRTQSGGLLDAQFKALGAGSQTLAFAEVYQALQNGTVDGQENTFNNIDTQKYAEVQKYLTISNHGRLDYVVLTNTKFWNSLTPEQQQIITEAMKEATDFERQLAEELNNQSLEAIKATGKVEIYELTEADRAAFIKALEPVYAEYTDKIGSEYIEAAKACN, from the coding sequence ATGTCCAAAATTAAAACATTTATAGCAATTATTATGGCCGTCATGCTGACCTTAACCCTGGTTGGCTGTGGTGGTGACAGTGGCGGGGAAAAGGCCAAGTCAGACAAGGTTATTATTAAGTTTAGCCATGTGGTGGCGGAGACAACACCCAAAGGCCAGGCAGCACTTAAATTTGAAGAAATAGTTGAGCAGAAATCCGGTGGCCAGATGGAAGTACAGGTTTTCCCATCTTCCCAGTTATGCGGTGACAAAGAGGAGCTGGAAGCTTTACAGGCAAACACCGTTCAATTTATTGCTCCTTCGGTAACCAAATTGGTTGGTTTTGTTCCTGCTTTCCAACTGGTAGATATGCCTTTCCTGTTTGCCAATGACGAGGCAGCCTATAAATTTTATGATGGACCCGCCGGTCAAAAGCTAATGAAAACTTTAGAGCCTGTGGGTATGCTGGGTATGGCTTGGTGGCCCAACGGTGCTAAGCATTTCACCAACTCGAAACGTCCCCTCAAAACCCCGGAAGACTTCAAAGGTCTTAAGTTTAGAACCCAGAGTGGCGGTTTACTGGATGCTCAGTTCAAGGCTTTAGGCGCCGGTTCCCAAACCCTGGCCTTTGCTGAAGTTTATCAGGCTCTCCAGAACGGTACTGTAGATGGTCAGGAAAACACCTTTAATAACATTGACACCCAAAAATACGCTGAAGTGCAAAAGTATCTGACTATTTCCAATCATGGTCGTTTAGACTATGTTGTGCTCACCAATACTAAATTCTGGAACAGTTTAACTCCCGAGCAGCAACAAATTATTACCGAGGCCATGAAAGAGGCTACTGACTTTGAACGTCAACTGGCTGAAGAACTAAATAACCAGAGTTTAGAAGCTATTAAAGCCACCGGTAAAGTGGAAATTTACGAATTAACAGAAGCTGATCGGGCTGCCTTTATCAAGGCTCTGGAACCTGTCTACGCAGAATACACCGATAAGATTGGTAGTGAGTACATTGAGGCTGCCAAGGCCTGCAATTAA
- a CDS encoding aminotransferase class I/II-fold pyridoxal phosphate-dependent enzyme, with translation MTIDQLDKLAREVENEVQPIYRHIEERAMQNHARVLAGFHLARTSDYHLRGTTGYGYNDAGRETLERIYAHVFGAEAALVRGQIVSGTHAIAIALYGLLRPGDELLAVQGSPYDTLEEIIGKRGNASGSLKDYGISYRQVELTTEGKLDWAAIEQALNSKTRVVLVQRSRGYAWRPALTLAELKKLIEFVKARCPNTYVFVDNCYGELVETAEPPAVGADLAAGSLIKNPGGGLAPTGGYIVGKKELVERAANRFTAPGIGAEVGPTLDHHRLLLQGFFLAPHTVAEALKGAVFAARLFERLGFRVSPAYDEPRHDIIQAIALETPQRLIAFCRGLQAASPVDAHVLPEPDYMPGYEDDVIMAAGTFVQGASIELSADAPLRKPYAVYLQGGLSKEYVRLGVISAARQVLQVG, from the coding sequence ATGACTATCGATCAATTGGACAAGCTGGCAAGGGAAGTAGAAAATGAAGTGCAGCCCATTTACCGCCATATTGAGGAAAGGGCTATGCAAAACCATGCCCGCGTTTTGGCAGGGTTTCACCTGGCACGTACCTCTGATTATCATTTAAGGGGAACCACCGGTTATGGTTATAATGATGCTGGAAGGGAAACCTTAGAGAGGATTTACGCCCATGTCTTTGGTGCTGAGGCTGCCCTGGTGAGAGGACAGATAGTATCCGGTACCCACGCCATTGCCATCGCCCTTTATGGACTGTTAAGACCAGGCGATGAATTATTGGCTGTCCAGGGTTCACCCTATGATACCTTGGAAGAGATTATTGGCAAGAGAGGGAACGCCTCTGGTTCCCTTAAGGATTATGGTATTAGTTATCGACAGGTGGAACTTACTACCGAAGGTAAGCTGGATTGGGCGGCCATTGAACAGGCTCTCAATAGCAAAACCAGGGTAGTTCTGGTGCAACGGTCCCGGGGCTATGCCTGGCGTCCTGCCTTAACCCTGGCCGAGTTAAAGAAGCTAATTGAATTTGTGAAAGCCCGTTGCCCTAATACCTACGTGTTTGTTGACAACTGTTACGGCGAGTTGGTAGAGACCGCAGAACCCCCGGCGGTGGGGGCGGATTTAGCGGCCGGTTCACTGATTAAAAACCCCGGTGGCGGCCTGGCACCCACCGGTGGCTATATTGTGGGTAAAAAAGAACTGGTGGAGCGTGCGGCTAATCGCTTTACCGCCCCTGGTATAGGAGCGGAGGTAGGTCCCACCCTGGACCATCACAGACTGCTATTACAAGGTTTTTTCCTAGCCCCCCATACAGTGGCCGAAGCCCTGAAGGGAGCGGTCTTTGCCGCCAGATTGTTTGAAAGACTAGGTTTCCGCGTTTCTCCTGCTTACGACGAACCTCGCCATGACATTATCCAAGCAATTGCTTTGGAAACCCCGCAGCGGTTGATTGCCTTTTGTCGGGGATTACAGGCTGCTTCACCGGTGGATGCCCATGTCTTACCGGAGCCCGATTATATGCCGGGCTATGAGGATGATGTAATTATGGCTGCAGGTACCTTCGTGCAGGGTGCTTCCATCGAACTAAGTGCGGATGCTCCTTTAAGAAAGCCCTATGCCGTTTATCTGCAGGGGGGACTGTCCAAGGAATATGTTCGCCTGGGTGTTATTTCCGCTGCCCGGCAGGTTTTACAGGTGGGTTAA
- a CDS encoding AAA family ATPase, whose amino-acid sequence MVKIKMWQKPPSRPEPPKSPGLLKRPALTPKPTVQDKTAGNEEASKKATQEILGELDSLIGLSGVKKLVHEIQAFVEIQKLRQKEKLIYEPMVLHMIFKGNPGTGKTTVARIVGRLFKEINVLPKGHLIEVERADLVGEYIGHTAAKTRDQIKKALGGILFIDEAYSLARGGEKDFGKEAIDAMVASMENHKDNLIIILAGYQDEMDYFLETNPGLRSRFPIHITFPDYSLDELMEIADLMLKQRQYTLAPLAREELAKIVAGMIHKHEHSGNARLVRNLIERAMRYQAVRLVGKKNISREDLMTIHKEDLTGALEDI is encoded by the coding sequence TTGGTGAAGATAAAAATGTGGCAAAAACCGCCCAGTCGACCAGAACCACCTAAATCACCGGGCTTACTTAAAAGACCTGCTTTAACGCCTAAGCCAACTGTCCAGGATAAAACAGCGGGTAATGAGGAAGCAAGCAAAAAGGCAACCCAGGAGATATTAGGAGAACTGGATTCGCTCATAGGACTCTCCGGTGTGAAAAAGCTAGTTCACGAAATCCAAGCCTTTGTGGAAATACAGAAACTGAGACAAAAGGAAAAACTAATTTACGAGCCAATGGTTTTACATATGATCTTTAAGGGTAATCCTGGTACCGGTAAAACCACTGTGGCGAGAATAGTGGGGCGGTTATTTAAGGAAATTAATGTGTTGCCCAAGGGTCACTTGATTGAAGTAGAACGAGCCGATCTGGTGGGGGAGTACATCGGTCATACCGCTGCTAAAACAAGGGATCAGATCAAAAAAGCCCTGGGGGGTATTTTGTTTATCGATGAGGCTTATTCCCTGGCCAGGGGCGGGGAAAAGGACTTTGGCAAGGAAGCCATTGACGCTATGGTGGCTAGTATGGAAAACCACAAGGATAATTTAATTATTATCCTGGCGGGCTACCAGGATGAAATGGATTATTTCCTGGAAACCAACCCGGGTCTGCGTTCGCGGTTTCCCATACATATCACCTTCCCGGATTACAGTCTTGATGAACTGATGGAAATAGCGGATTTAATGCTAAAACAGCGGCAATACACCTTAGCACCCCTGGCGCGGGAGGAACTGGCGAAAATTGTGGCTGGTATGATCCATAAACATGAACACAGCGGTAACGCCCGCTTGGTGCGTAACCTTATTGAGAGAGCTATGCGTTACCAGGCAGTACGGCTGGTGGGCAAAAAAAATATTTCCCGGGAGGATTTAATGACCATTCATAAAGAAGATTTGACAGGTGCTCTGGAGGATATTTAA